The window GCGGGGAGTATCAAGGTTCGAGTCTGCAGCAATGTTGGCGCCAGAATTCAGGCGTCCTGTAACCGGAGGTAATGCAGTGGCTAAGTATCGGGGTCCAGTTTGCCGTCTCTGTCGACGCGAAGGCGAGAAGCTCTTTTTGAAGGGCACTCGGTGCATGACCGAAAAGTGTGCCATTGAGCGACGGAGTTATCCTCCAGGTCAACATGGGCAGGGGCGCCCCAGGAATTCTGACTACAGCATGCAGTTGCGGGAAAAGCAGAAGCTGAAGCGGATCTACGGATTGCAGGAATGCCAATTTCGGGGTCTCTTTGAGAAGGCCGAGCGGCAATCCGGTGTGACTGGCGATGCGTTATTGCGTTTATTGGAATGTCGATTGGACAATGTGGCCTATCGCCTTGGATTTGGCGCATCGCGTAAGCAAGCCCGTCAGATTGTGAGCCATGGGCACTTGACCATGAACGGCAAAAAAATCAACGTTGCCGGAGCCACCGTGAAGACTGGCGATGTCATTCAGGTGCGTGAACGAAGCAGAAATTTGCTCTCCATCCAAACGTCACTGGAAGGTGTCGATGGGCGCGGAATTCCGGATTGGTTGGAGCTTGATAAGGGCACGCTCAAGGGAGTCGTTCGTACCTTGCCGACAAAGGAACAGATCACGCTGCCGGTCAACGAGCAGATGGTCGTCGAATTGTATTCTCGATAGCACATTGGGCCGGTAGGGAGCCGTCTGCGTTTCTGCATCCTCCCTATTCGGTATGCTGGTCACTCGATGGTTGTGAAGGGGGAGTCATGATTAAAGCGATGAAAGACTTTCAGATCCCGATGCGGGTTGAAGTCGATAAGGATGCGAATTCCCCAGTGTTCGGTCGATTCACCACCGAGGCGTTTGAGCGGGGGTTCGGGACCACGATTGGAAATTCACTTCGCCGTGTATTGTTGTCGTCGTTGACCGGAGCCGCCGTGACGACGGTGAAGATTGAGGGCGTCCTGCACGAGTTTTCAACGATACCCGGTGTCACGGAAGACGTGACTTCCATTATCTTGAACATCAAGAGCCTGCGCTTGGCTCTTCATACCGATAAGCCGAAGACGATTCGTTTGAGGAAGAAGGGACCAGGCGAAGCCAAGGGGTCCGATATTATCCACGATGCCGATGTGACCATTCTCACGCCGGATCTGCATATTGCGACGCTGGATAAAGATGCCACGTTAGATATTGAAATGACGGTGAAGCATGGTCGTGGGTATGTTCCGGCTGAGCGCAATAAGGAAGAAGGATTGCCGATCGGTGTCATCGCGATCGATTCCGTGTTCTCGCCCATCAAGCGCGTGAACTTTCATGTGGAAAATGCGCGCGTTGGTCGCATGACCGACTATGACAAGTTGACGATGGAGATCTGGACAGATGCGACCATCAGTCCACGTGATGCCTTGTCGACGGCGGCGAATATTTTGCGCGATCACCTCGATATCTTCATCAATCCTGAAGAGCGTGGCGAAGGCAAGCGCGAGGCGGGATATGATGAGTCGGAGCTTGAAGAGAATAAGAATCTCTCGCGGAGTGTGAATGAGCTCGAGCTCTCCGTTCGAGCGGCGAATTGCTTGAAGAATGCCAACATCAAGACCATTCGTGATCTGGTTCAGAAGACGGAAAACGAAATGCTCAAGACGAAGAATTTCGGCAAGAAGTCGCTGAATGAGATCAAGGAAATATTGTTGGAGATGGGTCTCACGCTGGGAGGACGGGTTGAAGCCGGATCCTCCAGCAACGGGAGTTCGCAGTCAGAGTAATTTTCAGCGAAGGGGAATGCCGTGCGACACAGAAAAAAAGGCCGTCAACTTGGTCGGCAGACGAAGCATCGATGGGCCCTGTTCCGGAGCCTTGTGACCTCGCTCTTGGAGCATGAGCGTATTGAGACGACCGAGGCGAAGGCAAAAGAGATTCGCGGGTTTACCGATCGGATGATTACGTTGGGGAAGGAAGGAACCTTGCCGGCCCGTCGCCGGGCCCTCGCGTTTATCCGGAGCAAAGATGTGGTTTCAAAACTGTTCAGCGATGTTGCGGGACGATTCAAGGATCGGCAGGGTGGGTACACCCGTATGGTGAAGACTCGCCGCCGCATCGGCGACGGGGCGGAAATGGTGGCGATCGAGTTGGTGACGATGGTGGAGAAGGCCTCATCCAAGGCGGCCGCCCTTCCGGCGACGACGACTCCCGCCGTTTCTCCGGAAGCCTCTGCCTAGCGCTATCTGCGGTTGTGTGTTGAGTAGAAAGAGCTCCTCACGTGTCATACGTGGGGAGCTCTTTCTCTTTTTGGTGAACAGCGGGCGTTTACTTGCTTGATCCTCAGTGCTACTATCGTGCCAGAGTTGCGCCTAGTTTATCTGGTAGCCGGTGTGATGCATGTGGGATGTAGTAGCCAGACGAAGCCTCCTTACTGTAAGTGGAGCACTGGCAGCATTCCTGATTTATCTGCTGTTTGTGAACGCAGACTCCGCTCCCACAAATCAGCCTGTTGCGCCAGGTGCCATTGAAAGCGCAGATGCGAAAATCTCTGATTTTACCTTCACACAGACCAAGGGCGATGTGGTGCAGTGGCGGGTGCAGGCCAAGCAGGCACGCTTATTCGAGTTGGAGAAGCGCGCAGTCCTGAGCGAGGTTGAAGTGACGCTCTATGGACAAGCCGGGAAAGAGGTGACCGTTCTGGGGGACGAAGGCGCGCTCGATACGGCCACGAAAAACTTCGTCTTGGCGAATCGAACGGAGCCGCTGATCATCGCGACGGGAAGCGGATATACGATCTATACCAATCACCTGGCATGGACCGATGCCACAAAGATCATTCAGACCGGTGATCCTGTCCGCATTGTCGGCAATGGATTGGAAATTACCGGCAAAGGATTACTGGGACGGACAGAGTCTGAAGAGTTTGAGGTACTTGATGATGTTCATGTGGATCTCGTTTCTGGTTCTTAGTCTCTTGGCCCCGGTCATAGCCGAATCTGTGACACCTGTGGGTGCGGCTGTCTCTGCTGGGTCAGCTCCCGCTCAGGCTCCGACAACTATTACCGCAAAAAAAATGACGGTGCGTAATCAGGATAGTCAGGCCGTCTTTGAAGGGTCGGTTATTCTGACGCAAGGGACGTTGATGGTCTATTCGGACAAGATGGTGGTGTCGTTCTCCCCTCAGGCTGCGGATGCCAAGAAAGGGGAGCCTGGAGAAATCAAGAAGAGCGATCCCTCTTCTACAGCCAAATCAATAGGCAAGGGTGCCGATGTGATGCCAGGGGCTTCAGGTCGGTCCGTCAAGCAGATTGAGGCGACTGGCCATGTGCGCATCGAAAAAGAGACCGGAAATGCGACCTCCAATAAGGCGGTGTTCGACAATAGTCGACGGGTTGTGACCTTGACCGGGGATCCGGTGGCTTGGGAGAAGGGGACGCGAGTCAGCGGTGAGAAGATCGTGATTTACCTGGATGAAGATCGAAGTGTCGTTGAAGGAGGTTCGCATCTCCTCATCGACGGCGAACGTGGCGGAATGAAATGACGCAGGGAGCCGAATCGGAATTGGTTGGGACGTCGGGTTTCGTGACCGGTCCGCACACCTCGTGCTTGCGAGCTCGAGGGTTGGAGAAGAGTTTTCGCGGGCGAAAAGTCGTCAAGGGCGTGGCAATCGAAGTGCGTGCCGGCGAAGTGGTCGGGCTGCTTGGTCCGAACGGCGCGGGGAAGACCACGATCTTCGATATGGTAGTGGGTCTCTGCCAGCCGGACGAGGGGGAGATAACGTTTAACGGCGAGTCCATCACGGATTTGCCGATGTATCAACGGGCCAGGCGGGGGATCGGGTATCTCCCGCAAGAGTCGTCGGTCTTTCGTCGCCTTTCCGTAGAGAAGAATGTCTTGGCGATTTTGGAAATCCTAGGCTATCCTCGTGGTGAGCGGATGGCACGGGTTGATGAGTTGCTCAAGGACCTTGATCTCCTCCACATTCGTGGCAGTATGGCGTATGCGCTGTCAGGAGGAGAGCGTCGTCGATTGGAAATCACCAGGGCCTTAGCAACGAGCCCCTCCTTCATGCTCCTGGATGAACCGTTCGCCGGGATTGATCCGATCGCGGTGGCCGACATTCAGCAGATTATTCTTCGACTGAAAGACAAGGGCATTGGGATTCTCATCACCGATCATAATGTTCAAGAGACGTTATCCATTACCGATCGTGCCTATATTATTAATGAAGGATTGATCCTGGAATCCGGTTCTCCGGAGGCCATTGTCAAGAGTGAAACCGCTCGGGCTGTGTATCTTGGAGAGCGATTCAAGCTGTAGAGGGTTGAATATCCAGTTATGAAACTTCGTCTCGATTTGAGGCTTAGCCAGAAGCTAATCATGACGCCGCAGTTGCAGCAGGCGATTAAGCTGTTGCAGCTATCTCGTCTCGAATTGCAGCAAAGTCTGACCCAGCATCTGCTCGAAAATCCGCTTCTTGATGAAGTGCAGGCCGAAGTTGAGGAAGCTGAAGCGGCGGCTGCAGAAGGAAAAACGGAAGACCCCTCTGCAACGGCCACACAAGATAACGCGGAGGAGGCGGGAACTCCTGAGGAGCGAGGCTCGCCCGAAGAGTTTTCAGCCTCTGGATGGGAAGAGTACTTTGGTTCGGATCGTCGAGCCGGGGACTCGGAATATCCCTCCTCGTCTCAAGATGAGTTTCCCTCTTACGAGCAGACGGTAGCCAAAGCCACATCACTGGAAGAGCATTTGCTTTGGCAGCTCTCGCTCTCGGGTCTTTCAGAACGAGAGAAAGCCATTGGACGTTTGCTTATCGGAAATTTGGATGACGATGGCTATTTGAGAATAACTCTGGCCGAAGTGGTCAGCGGGAGCGAATTTGCGGAGGTGGAGGCTGAGTCGGTCCTCAAGGACATTCAGACTTTTGATCCAACCGGCGTCGGGGCACGTGATCTGCCGGAGTGCCTACTGCTTCAACTTGGCCATCTGGGCAAGAACCCGATGGGGTCGCTCGGTGCAAGGCCTGGTGCGCTCAAGGGGGCCGTCGTTGAAGGTATTATTCTGCATCACCTCAAGGACCTTGAAAAGAAACAGTATGCCAAGATTGCCAAAGCCTTGAATGTCACCGTTGAGGAAGTCTTCGAGGCGACGAAGCTGATCGGGGATCTGGAGCCGAAACCAGGTCGTCCGTTCACGAACACGCAGAATTACGTGATTGTGCCCGACGTCTTCGTCGTCAAGAACGAAGGAGAGTGGGTGGTCTTACTGAACGACGACGGTTTGCCGCGTATGCGGATCAGCCCGTATTACAAGCAACTCATGACGGCTGGTGATGGCGGGACGGCTGAAACTAAGTCTTACCTCGATGAAAAGCTCAGAGCCGCCCAGTGGGTGATTCGGAGTATCGATCAACGGAATAAAACGATCGTCAAGGTCGTGACGAGTATTGTGAAGTTTCAGGAGCAGTTTTTTGAGCAAGGGATTGAACATCTAAAGCCCTTGGTCCTCAAGCAGGTGGCGGAGGACATCGGGATGCATGAATCGACGATTAGTCGAGTCACCGCCAACAAGTACATGTACTGCCCGCAAGGGATGCTCGAATTAAAGTTCTTCTTCAACGCAGGACTTCAACGCGCTGATCAGCCCTCTGACATGATGTCGTCGGTGTCGGTCCGTGAAATGATTCGGAAAATGATTGCCGAGGAGGATGTGCAGCGCCCGCTGAAAGATGAGGAGATTGCGGCGCGTCTGAAACTCCAGCAGGTCCTGATCGCGCGTCGTACGGTGGCGAAGTATCGCGCCGAGGATAACATCCCTTCTGCAAGCCAGCGAAAACGCCATTTTTAGTCTGCGCCCGCTGGGCATGGCGCAGAAATCGGTTCACGTAAGGAGACACTTCGTATGAAGCTACGAATCACTGGCCGCCACATGGATGTGACGCCCGCACTTCGT of the Nitrospira sp. genome contains:
- the lptC gene encoding LPS export ABC transporter periplasmic protein LptC → MWDVVARRSLLTVSGALAAFLIYLLFVNADSAPTNQPVAPGAIESADAKISDFTFTQTKGDVVQWRVQAKQARLFELEKRAVLSEVEVTLYGQAGKEVTVLGDEGALDTATKNFVLANRTEPLIIATGSGYTIYTNHLAWTDATKIIQTGDPVRIVGNGLEITGKGLLGRTESEEFEVLDDVHVDLVSGS
- the lptB gene encoding LPS export ABC transporter ATP-binding protein; translation: MTQGAESELVGTSGFVTGPHTSCLRARGLEKSFRGRKVVKGVAIEVRAGEVVGLLGPNGAGKTTIFDMVVGLCQPDEGEITFNGESITDLPMYQRARRGIGYLPQESSVFRRLSVEKNVLAILEILGYPRGERMARVDELLKDLDLLHIRGSMAYALSGGERRRLEITRALATSPSFMLLDEPFAGIDPIAVADIQQIILRLKDKGIGILITDHNVQETLSITDRAYIINEGLILESGSPEAIVKSETARAVYLGERFKL
- the rpsD gene encoding 30S ribosomal protein S4, which codes for MLAPEFRRPVTGGNAVAKYRGPVCRLCRREGEKLFLKGTRCMTEKCAIERRSYPPGQHGQGRPRNSDYSMQLREKQKLKRIYGLQECQFRGLFEKAERQSGVTGDALLRLLECRLDNVAYRLGFGASRKQARQIVSHGHLTMNGKKINVAGATVKTGDVIQVRERSRNLLSIQTSLEGVDGRGIPDWLELDKGTLKGVVRTLPTKEQITLPVNEQMVVELYSR
- a CDS encoding LptA/OstA family protein, yielding MWISFLVLSLLAPVIAESVTPVGAAVSAGSAPAQAPTTITAKKMTVRNQDSQAVFEGSVILTQGTLMVYSDKMVVSFSPQAADAKKGEPGEIKKSDPSSTAKSIGKGADVMPGASGRSVKQIEATGHVRIEKETGNATSNKAVFDNSRRVVTLTGDPVAWEKGTRVSGEKIVIYLDEDRSVVEGGSHLLIDGERGGMK
- the rpoN gene encoding RNA polymerase factor sigma-54, which produces MKLRLDLRLSQKLIMTPQLQQAIKLLQLSRLELQQSLTQHLLENPLLDEVQAEVEEAEAAAAEGKTEDPSATATQDNAEEAGTPEERGSPEEFSASGWEEYFGSDRRAGDSEYPSSSQDEFPSYEQTVAKATSLEEHLLWQLSLSGLSEREKAIGRLLIGNLDDDGYLRITLAEVVSGSEFAEVEAESVLKDIQTFDPTGVGARDLPECLLLQLGHLGKNPMGSLGARPGALKGAVVEGIILHHLKDLEKKQYAKIAKALNVTVEEVFEATKLIGDLEPKPGRPFTNTQNYVIVPDVFVVKNEGEWVVLLNDDGLPRMRISPYYKQLMTAGDGGTAETKSYLDEKLRAAQWVIRSIDQRNKTIVKVVTSIVKFQEQFFEQGIEHLKPLVLKQVAEDIGMHESTISRVTANKYMYCPQGMLELKFFFNAGLQRADQPSDMMSSVSVREMIRKMIAEEDVQRPLKDEEIAARLKLQQVLIARRTVAKYRAEDNIPSASQRKRHF
- a CDS encoding DNA-directed RNA polymerase subunit alpha translates to MKDFQIPMRVEVDKDANSPVFGRFTTEAFERGFGTTIGNSLRRVLLSSLTGAAVTTVKIEGVLHEFSTIPGVTEDVTSIILNIKSLRLALHTDKPKTIRLRKKGPGEAKGSDIIHDADVTILTPDLHIATLDKDATLDIEMTVKHGRGYVPAERNKEEGLPIGVIAIDSVFSPIKRVNFHVENARVGRMTDYDKLTMEIWTDATISPRDALSTAANILRDHLDIFINPEERGEGKREAGYDESELEENKNLSRSVNELELSVRAANCLKNANIKTIRDLVQKTENEMLKTKNFGKKSLNEIKEILLEMGLTLGGRVEAGSSSNGSSQSE
- the rplQ gene encoding 50S ribosomal protein L17, which translates into the protein MRHRKKGRQLGRQTKHRWALFRSLVTSLLEHERIETTEAKAKEIRGFTDRMITLGKEGTLPARRRALAFIRSKDVVSKLFSDVAGRFKDRQGGYTRMVKTRRRIGDGAEMVAIELVTMVEKASSKAAALPATTTPAVSPEASA